Proteins from one Amycolatopsis benzoatilytica AK 16/65 genomic window:
- a CDS encoding CaiB/BaiF CoA transferase family protein, producing MKQGPLAGLRVVELAGLAPAPFACMILADLGADVIRIDRATPGADVLGIPNDPLARGRRSIGVNTKTPEGVELVLRLADRADVLVEGFRPGVAERMGIGPEQVHARNPRLVYGRMTGWGQDGPLASAAGHDINYLSVAGALDPIGRAGERPVPPLNLVGDFGGGGLLLAMGLLAALHERTTSGRGQVVDASMVEGAALLTTSLHGMRAAGVWPGERGTNLLDGGAPFYDTYETADGKYVALGAIEMRFWADLVKVLGLENEDLPVHLDQSQWPRLRKILADAVSRFTRAELVARAEGTDACLTAVLSPWEAAEHPQNAARGTFVDIGGTVQPAPAPRFDRTPPATPEAPHEKGSDTAEVLAELGYDAEGVAALRTAGAIA from the coding sequence GTGAAGCAAGGTCCGCTTGCCGGGCTGCGGGTGGTGGAGCTGGCCGGTCTCGCGCCCGCCCCGTTCGCCTGCATGATCCTCGCCGACCTCGGCGCCGACGTGATCCGGATCGACCGGGCCACTCCCGGCGCCGACGTGCTCGGCATCCCGAACGACCCGCTCGCCCGGGGCCGCCGGTCCATCGGCGTCAACACGAAAACGCCGGAAGGCGTCGAGCTGGTGCTGCGGCTGGCCGACCGCGCCGATGTGCTCGTCGAAGGCTTCCGGCCCGGCGTCGCGGAACGCATGGGCATCGGCCCGGAGCAGGTGCACGCGCGCAACCCGCGGCTCGTGTACGGCCGGATGACCGGCTGGGGCCAGGACGGCCCGCTCGCCTCGGCTGCCGGGCACGACATCAACTACCTCAGCGTCGCCGGCGCGCTCGACCCGATCGGGCGGGCCGGCGAGCGGCCGGTGCCGCCGCTCAACCTGGTCGGCGACTTCGGCGGCGGCGGCCTGCTGCTCGCCATGGGCCTGCTGGCCGCGCTGCACGAACGCACGACGTCCGGGCGCGGCCAGGTGGTGGACGCGTCGATGGTGGAAGGCGCGGCGCTGCTCACCACGAGCCTGCACGGGATGCGGGCGGCCGGCGTGTGGCCGGGGGAGCGGGGCACGAACCTGCTCGACGGCGGCGCGCCGTTCTACGACACCTACGAGACTGCGGACGGCAAGTACGTCGCCCTCGGCGCGATCGAGATGCGGTTCTGGGCCGACCTGGTCAAGGTGCTCGGGCTGGAGAACGAGGACCTGCCAGTGCACCTCGACCAGAGCCAATGGCCGCGGCTGCGCAAGATCCTGGCCGATGCGGTCAGCCGGTTCACCCGTGCCGAACTGGTCGCCCGCGCGGAAGGCACCGACGCGTGCCTGACCGCGGTCCTGTCGCCGTGGGAAGCCGCCGAACACCCGCAGAACGCGGCGCGCGGCACGTTCGTCGACATCGGCGGCACCGTGCAGCCCGCGCCGGCCCCGCGATTCGACCGGACGCCCCCGGCGACTCCGGAAGCACCGCACGAGAAGGGCTCGGACACCGCGGAGGTACTGGCGGAGCTGGGCTACGACGCGGAAGGAGTGGCCGCGCTGCGGACCGCTGGCGCGATCGCTTGA
- a CDS encoding acyl-CoA dehydrogenase family protein: protein MPLQIQKSSWSSTTELEDLRELARSFLQKEFMPNQERWAAEKKLDREIWNKAGELGLLCLSIPEEYGGGGGTFAHEAVLYEEQARAGDSAWGVTVHSGIVAHYLLAYASEAKKREWLPKMATGELVGAVAMTEPGTGSDLQGITTRAVRDGDHYVINGAKTFITNGFHAGLVVVACKTDPNAGAQGVSLIVVETDTPGFRRGRVLDKVGLKGQDTAELFFDDVRVPAANLLGDAEGQGFVQLMLQLPQERLIIAVTAVAGLESAVNLTIDYTKERTAFGRPIFTFQNTKFKLAEAATEAAVSRAFLDQCIERHLRGELDVQGAAMAKLWTTERVNKVVDDCVQLFGGYGYMTEYPIARAWTDVRISRIFGGTSEIMKEIISRTL, encoded by the coding sequence GTGCCGTTGCAGATCCAGAAGAGCTCGTGGAGCAGCACTACCGAACTCGAGGACCTCCGGGAACTCGCCCGGTCGTTCCTCCAGAAGGAGTTCATGCCGAACCAGGAGCGCTGGGCGGCTGAGAAGAAACTGGACCGGGAGATCTGGAACAAGGCGGGCGAACTCGGCCTGCTCTGCCTTTCCATCCCGGAGGAGTACGGCGGAGGCGGCGGCACTTTCGCCCACGAAGCCGTGCTGTACGAGGAACAGGCTCGGGCCGGGGACAGCGCCTGGGGCGTCACCGTCCACAGTGGAATCGTCGCGCATTACCTGCTGGCGTATGCGTCGGAGGCGAAAAAGCGCGAGTGGCTGCCGAAGATGGCCACCGGCGAGCTGGTCGGCGCGGTCGCGATGACCGAGCCGGGTACTGGTTCAGACCTTCAGGGCATCACCACCCGCGCGGTCCGCGACGGCGACCACTACGTGATCAACGGCGCGAAAACGTTCATCACCAACGGTTTCCACGCCGGCCTGGTGGTGGTCGCGTGCAAGACCGACCCGAACGCCGGCGCGCAGGGCGTGTCTCTGATCGTGGTCGAGACCGACACGCCGGGCTTCCGCCGCGGTCGCGTGCTCGACAAGGTCGGGCTCAAGGGACAGGACACCGCCGAGCTGTTCTTCGACGACGTCCGGGTGCCCGCCGCGAACCTGCTCGGCGACGCCGAGGGCCAGGGCTTCGTCCAGCTGATGCTGCAGCTGCCGCAGGAGCGGCTGATCATCGCGGTGACCGCGGTCGCCGGTCTCGAATCCGCCGTCAACCTGACCATCGACTACACCAAGGAACGCACCGCGTTCGGCCGGCCGATCTTCACCTTCCAGAACACGAAGTTCAAGCTCGCCGAGGCGGCGACCGAAGCCGCGGTCTCCCGCGCCTTCCTCGACCAGTGCATCGAACGGCATCTCCGAGGCGAACTCGACGTGCAGGGCGCGGCGATGGCGAAGCTGTGGACCACCGAGCGGGTGAACAAGGTGGTGGACGACTGCGTCCAGCTCTTCGGCGGCTACGGCTACATGACCGAGTACCCCATCGCGCGGGCCTGGACCGACGTGCGGATCTCCCGGATCTTCGGCGGCACCAGCGAGATCATGAAGGAAATCATCTCCCGCACGCTCTGA
- a CDS encoding GNAT family N-acetyltransferase: protein MDDGAVTLRPVRESDLDLLEAVTNDPETVGEHQWFGWHDPGYLRRQWRDNGMLTTDHGMLVPTLGERPLGIVSWHRTRTGPHTYCWNIGMVLLPEARGHGLGAQAQQQLVRYLFAHTQFNRVEASTEVGNRAGQRSLEKAGFTREGVLRGFDFRDGLWRDHVLYSVVRSDLPG, encoded by the coding sequence ATGGACGACGGCGCAGTGACTCTCCGCCCGGTGCGCGAGTCCGACCTCGATCTGCTCGAAGCGGTCACCAACGACCCGGAAACGGTCGGCGAGCACCAATGGTTCGGCTGGCACGATCCCGGCTATCTGCGCCGCCAGTGGCGCGACAACGGCATGCTGACCACTGACCACGGCATGCTCGTCCCGACGCTCGGCGAGCGCCCGCTCGGCATCGTCTCGTGGCACCGCACCCGGACCGGCCCGCACACCTACTGCTGGAACATCGGCATGGTCCTGCTGCCGGAGGCGCGCGGACACGGCCTCGGCGCTCAGGCACAGCAGCAGCTGGTGCGCTACCTGTTCGCGCACACCCAGTTCAACCGCGTCGAGGCGAGCACCGAGGTCGGCAACCGGGCCGGGCAGCGGTCGCTCGAAAAAGCGGGGTTCACCCGCGAAGGGGTCCTCCGCGGGTTCGACTTCCGCGACGGGCTTTGGCGCGACCACGTGCTCTACTCGGTGGTCCGCTCCGATCTGCCCGGGTGA
- a CDS encoding DUF3817 domain-containing protein, whose translation MTTSTDGAPTSQTKVSGSLTRFRASAYVTGVGLLALCATMVIEYGFGNATPAAVYSPIHGVLYMIYLVLTIDLAIKARWSIKSTVLVLLAGCVPFVSFVVERRVTHRVQAGRDIF comes from the coding sequence ATGACCACCAGCACCGACGGTGCCCCGACCAGCCAGACGAAGGTGTCCGGCTCGCTGACCCGGTTCCGGGCCAGCGCGTACGTGACCGGTGTCGGCCTGCTCGCTCTCTGCGCGACGATGGTCATCGAGTACGGCTTCGGCAACGCCACGCCGGCCGCTGTCTACTCGCCGATCCACGGCGTGCTGTACATGATCTACCTGGTCCTCACCATCGACCTCGCGATCAAGGCCCGCTGGTCGATCAAGAGCACGGTGCTGGTCCTGCTGGCCGGGTGCGTCCCGTTCGTGTCGTTCGTCGTCGAGCGCCGGGTGACTCACCGGGTGCAGGCCGGACGCGACATTTTCTGA
- a CDS encoding lytic murein transglycosylase, whose product MPATGQTPDTAQDADPAQAEAVVPAAVVSPAEPSPARKRGPGAALAVRLAVVVAVLAVAGGGIWIVTRAAAPTASPTTTDIPALSVKAVDVRPGSVAPVKAIVAGNATDQGTAPQAAHSGGGDPLEGWAAKVATVTGIPARAVRAYGNAELAMRQADAGCRISWATLAGIGRIESNHGQYGGAVLQPDGRPSKPIIGVPLDGSPGVRAIGDTDGGQLDGDPYADHAVGPMQFIPSTWRKWAADGNGDGLADPQQIDDAALTAARYLCAGGRDMSSPSGWWAGILSYNNSTEYAQKVFGLADGYAKSAQKVQAG is encoded by the coding sequence GTGCCCGCCACCGGACAGACCCCTGACACCGCGCAGGACGCCGACCCGGCGCAGGCCGAGGCCGTCGTACCGGCCGCGGTCGTGTCGCCTGCCGAACCGTCGCCTGCCCGCAAGCGCGGGCCGGGTGCCGCGCTCGCGGTGCGGCTGGCCGTGGTGGTCGCGGTGCTCGCGGTCGCGGGCGGCGGGATCTGGATCGTGACCAGGGCGGCGGCTCCGACCGCCAGCCCCACCACGACCGACATTCCGGCGCTCAGCGTCAAGGCCGTGGACGTGCGGCCGGGCTCGGTCGCACCGGTCAAGGCGATCGTCGCCGGGAACGCGACCGATCAGGGCACCGCGCCGCAGGCCGCGCACTCCGGCGGCGGTGACCCGCTGGAAGGCTGGGCGGCCAAGGTCGCGACGGTGACCGGCATCCCGGCGCGGGCGGTACGCGCGTACGGCAACGCCGAACTCGCGATGCGCCAGGCGGACGCCGGCTGCCGCATCTCCTGGGCGACGCTGGCCGGCATCGGCCGCATCGAGTCCAATCACGGCCAGTACGGCGGCGCGGTCCTGCAGCCCGACGGCCGCCCGTCGAAGCCGATCATCGGCGTCCCGCTCGACGGTTCCCCCGGCGTCCGTGCGATCGGCGACACCGACGGCGGCCAGCTCGACGGCGACCCGTACGCGGATCACGCGGTCGGCCCTATGCAGTTCATCCCGAGCACCTGGCGCAAGTGGGCGGCGGACGGGAACGGGGACGGCCTCGCCGATCCGCAGCAGATCGACGACGCCGCCCTCACCGCGGCCCGCTACCTCTGCGCCGGCGGCCGCGACATGTCGAGCCCGTCGGGCTGGTGGGCGGGGATCCTGTCGTACAACAACTCGACCGAGTACGCGCAGAAGGTCTTCGGCCTGGCCGACGGCTACGCCAAGTCGGCGCAGAAAGTCCAAGCCGGCTGA